One Rissa tridactyla isolate bRisTri1 chromosome 4, bRisTri1.patW.cur.20221130, whole genome shotgun sequence DNA window includes the following coding sequences:
- the LOC128908749 gene encoding proto-oncogene Mas-like: MFLTVERTSPPCWSQPGGTAYNKSWPHRLLRQEDSDYNWSDCEAGHLSKVPVTLLICLCGLVGNGAVLWFLSSHVRRNPITVYVLNLAVADSTFLLSIAIALVIFYGPEKLCHRLGSQDVTTLLNMAILFAFTTSVYLQTAFSAATSLSLLPPSRCPCHRSWRFPGLLCALLWALSFLLTLTLYFCPAALSVFILSYLLSVLTLVLSGLTLLARVLCSSWQCPPRTLCVVVLLAVVFFPFFTADFCYWLLLRLFDFSVFVFNASLLLACVNSTINPVIYFLAGSCAEKFTLSVRVAFERTFEDLTEPQNRGETPRENTVEAAV; encoded by the coding sequence ATGTTCCTCACTGTGGAAAGAACCAGCCCGCCTTGCTGGAGCCAGCCCGGTGGGACAGCATACAACAAGAGCTGGCCTCACAGGCTGCTGAGGCAGGAGGACAGTGACTACAACTGGAGCGACTGTGAAGCTGGTCACTTGAGCAAAGTTCCCGTGACGCTGCTCATCTGCCTCTGCGGGCTGGTGGGGAACGGGGCCGTCCTCTGGTTCCTCAGCTCCCACGTCCGCAGGAACCCCATCACCGTCTACGTCCTCAACCTGGCCGTTGCCGACtccaccttcctcctctccatcgcCATTGCCCTTGTGATATTTTATGGCCCAGAGAAACTTTGTCACAGGCTGGGCTCACAGGATGTGACAACTCTGTTGAACATGGCCATCCTCTTCGCTTTCACCACCAGCGTCTACCTCCAGACGGCCTTCAGTGCCGCCACGTCTCTGTCCCTCCTCCCACCATCCCGCTGCCCCTGCCACCGTTCCTGGCGCTTCCCAGGGCTCCTGTGTGCCCTGCTCTgggccctctccttcctcctcaccctcacCCTCTACTTCTGCCCTGCGGCGCTCAGCGTCTTCATCCTGAGCTACCTCTTATCGGTGCTGACCCTGGTGTTGTCTGGTCTAACCCTGCTTGCCAGGGTCTTGTGCTCCTCATGGCAATGTCCCCCAAGGACTCTCTGTGTTGTGGTCCTGCTGGCTGTcgtcttcttccccttcttcacTGCTGATTTTTGTTACTGGCTCTTGCTAAGActgtttgatttttctgtgtttgtcttTAACGCCTCTCTCCTGTTGGCCTGCGTGAACAGCACCATCAACCCTGTTATTTACTTCTTGGCTGGGAGCTGTGCAGAGAAGTTCACACTCTCCGTTAGGGTTGCTTTCGAGAGGACTTTTGAAGACCTAACAGAGCCCCAAAATAGAGGCGAAACTCCCAGAGAAAACACAGTGGAAGCAGCTGTTTGA